The following proteins are co-located in the Perognathus longimembris pacificus isolate PPM17 chromosome 25, ASM2315922v1, whole genome shotgun sequence genome:
- the Rgs14 gene encoding LOW QUALITY PROTEIN: regulator of G-protein signaling 14 (The sequence of the model RefSeq protein was modified relative to this genomic sequence to represent the inferred CDS: deleted 1 base in 1 codon) has protein sequence MISGGMPGKPKHLGVPNGRMVLAVSDGELSSATGSQSQNEGRGSSLSIHSLPSGPSSPFPEEQPVASWALSFERLLQDPLGLAYFTEFLKKEFSAENVTFWKACERFQQIPASDTQQLAQEARNIYQEFLSSQALSPVNIDRQAWLGEEVLAQPRPDMFRAQQLQIFNLMKFDSYARFVKSPLYRECLLAEAEGRPLREPGSSRLGSPDTARKKPKLKPGKSLPLGVEELGQLPAAEGAGGRPLRKSFRRELTGGTSSLALRRESQGSLNSSASLDLGFLAFANRSENQSHRKSLGSTEGDSESRPGKYCCVYLPDGTASLALARPGLTIRDMLAGICEKRGLSLPDIKVYLMGNEQKALVLDQDCTVLADQEVRLETRVTFELELSTLERVVRIAAKPTKRLQEALQPILGKHGLSLEQVALHRPGEKQPLDLEKLVSSVSGQRLILDTLPGVKIRDASHMASCSSSRCAGVLGCLLPPAAFTAPPDCGSDPILLQGCPSRTQNKATHASSLPPSSLVEVPSSSADKRQTFDIEGLVELLNRVQSSGAHDQRGLLRKEDLVLPEFLQLPAPRPSSQETLPQTEPAAQPKRGSGSSTAHSAL, from the exons GTTCTGGCTGTCTCAGATGGAG AGCTGAGCAGCGCCACAGGGTCCCAGAGCCAGAACGAAGGCAGAGGCAGCTCCCTCAGCATCCACAGCCTCCCCAGTGGTCCCAGCAGCCCCTTTCCCGAGGAACAGCCTGTGGCCAGCTGGGCCCTCTCCTTCGAGCGGTTGCTGCAGGACCcattgggcctggcttacttcacc gAGTTCCTGAAGAAGGAGTTCAGCGCGGAGAACGTGACTTTCTGGAAGGCCTGTGAGCGTTTCCAGCAGATCCCAGCCAGCGACACCCAGCAG CTAGCTCAGGAGGCCCGCAACATCTACCAGGAGTTCCTGTCCAGCCAGGCGCTGAGCCCGGTGAACATCGACCGGCAGGCCTGGCTCGGCGAGGAGGTGCTGGCACAGCCCCGTCCGGACATGTTCCGGGCACAGCAGCTTCAG ATCTTCAACCTGATGAAGTTCGACAGCTACGCGCGCTTCGTCAAGTCCCCGCTGTACCGCGAGTGCCTTCTGGCCGAGGCGGAAGGGCGGCCGCTGCGGGAACCCGGCTCCTCGCGCCTCGGCAGCCCCGACACGGCGAGGAAG AAGCCGAAGCTGAAGCCGGGGAAGTCGCTGCCGCTGGGTGTGGAGGAGCTGGGGCAGCTGCCGGCGGCCGAGGGTGCTGGGGGCCGCCCGCTCCGCAAGTCCTTCCGCAGAG aGCTGACTGGAGGCACTTCGAGCTTGGCCTTGCGCCGAGAGTCTCAGGGTTCCCTAAATTCATCTGCCAGTCTGGACCTCGGTTTCCTTGCCTTTGCCAACAGATCTGAG aaccagagccaccggAAGAGCCTTGGGAGCACAGAGGGTGACAGCGAAAGCCGTCCAGGAAAATACTGCTGTGTGTACCTCCCAGATGGCACAGCCTCCTTGGccctggcccggcccggcctcacCATCCGAGACATGCTCGCAGGCATCTGTGAGAAGCGAGGACTCTCTCTGCCTGACATCAAGGTCTACTTGATGGGCAATGAACAG AAGGCCCTGGTCCTGGATCAGGATTGCACTGTGCTGGCCGACCAGGAAGTGCGGTTGGAGACCAGGGTCACCTTTGA GCTGGAGCTGTCCACGCTGGAGCGTGTGGTGCGGATCGCGGCCAAACCCACCAAGCGGCTGCAGGAGGCGCTGCAGCCCATCCTGGGGAAGCATGGCCTAAGCTTGGAGCAGGTGGCATTGCACCGG CCAGGCGAGAAGCAGCCGCTGGATCTGGAGAAGCTAGTAAGCTCTGTGTCTGGCCAGCGACTGATTTTGGACACTCTTCCAG GTGTGAAGATCCGGGACGCCAGCCACATGGCCTCCTGTAGCAGCAGCC GGTGTGCAGGAGTCCTGGGGTGCCTTCTTCCACCTGCTGCCTTTACCGCACCCCCTGACTGTGGCTCTGACCCCATACTCTTGCAGGGATGTCCTTCTAGAACCCAGAACAAGGCCACTCACGCCTCTTCACTGCCCCCCAGTTCACTGGTGGAGGTACCCAGTAGTTCGGCCGACAAACGACAGACCTTTGACATCGAAG GCCTGGTGGAGCTACTGAATCGGGTACAGAGCAGCGGAGCCCACGACCAGAGGGGCCTTCTCCGAAAAGAGGACCTGGTGCTTCCAGAATTCCTGCAGCTTCCTGCCCCAAGGCCCAGCTCCCAGGAGACTCTACCACAGACTGAACCTGCTGCCCAACCCAAGCGGGGGTCCGGGAGCTCCACTGCCCACTCAGCCCTCTGA